A region from the Tachyglossus aculeatus isolate mTacAcu1 chromosome X2, mTacAcu1.pri, whole genome shotgun sequence genome encodes:
- the PHF7 gene encoding PHD finger protein 7 isoform X2, translating to MNKPAMSWWTQLPSPVCRLCRQEAGDPEKLGEFMQKDNLNLHYFCLILSTGLPQRGEHDNGFHGFLPEDIKKEICFICKKRGAAIYCQNERCRRSFHLPCGRERGCISQFFGEYKSFCQKHSPTQVMQPGPLGLEDCILCCENLSVQNDLIQSPCCNHTIYHRGCMQQYAHSSAIHFFKCPQCNNREEFHEEMLRMGIHIPDRDASWELEPGAFSGLYQQYQHCDSQICFYDQGRNNFADDGEWTLLLCNTCGSQGTHRACSFLQSHCTEWECGECSASNAAAEEIPSCSQIKRHREDSGETSHQEPPEDQPSSPKKSKSNDSTEHQE from the exons ATGAAT AAGCCAGCCATGTCTTGGTGGACCCAACTGCCTTCACCTG TCTGTCGGCTGTGTCGTCAAGAAGCTGGGGACCCTGAAAAGTTAGGAGAGTTTATGCAGAAAGACAATCTCAACCTACATTATTTCTGCCTT ATTCTCTCTACTGGGCTGCCGCAGAGGGGCGAACATGACAATGGATTCCATGGATTCTTACCCGAGGACATTAAAAAAGAG atctgcttcatctgtaaaaaaaggggGGCTGCCATCTACTGCCAGAATGAGAGATGCCGCAGAAGTTTCCATCTTCCCTGTGGCCGCGAAAGGGGATGCATCTCACAGTTCTTTGGAGAATACAA GTCGTTTTGCCAGAAACATAGTCCAACCCAGGTGATGCAACCAGGACCGTTAGGGCTAGAAGATTGCATTTTATGTTGTGAAAATCTCTCTGTGCAGAATGATCTCATCCAGAGTCCATGTTGCAATCACACAATATATCACCGCGGCTGCATGCAG CAGTATGCCCATTCTTCAGCAATACATTTCTTCAAATGTCCTCAGTGTAACAATAGGGAAGAGTTTCATGAGGAAATGCTAAGAATGGGAATACATATTCCAGACAG GGATGCCTCCTGGGAGCTTGAGCCTGGGGCTTTCTCAGGGTTGTACCAACAATACCAGCACTGTGACTCTCAAATCTGCTTTTATGACCAGGGCCGAAACAACTTTGCGGATGATGG GGAGTGGACCCTCCTACTGTGTAATACTTGCGGATCTCAAGGGACCCACAGGGCTTGCTCTTTCCTTCAGAGTCACTGTACTGAATGGGAATGTGGTGAATGCAGTGCTTCTAATGCGGCCGCAG AAGAGATTCCTAGTTGCAGCCAAATCAAGCGTCATCGTGAAGACTCAGGGGAAACCAGTCACCAGGAACCCCCGGAAGACCAGCCATCATCACCCAAGAAAAGCAAAAGCAATGACAGCACTGAACATCAAGAGTAA
- the PHF7 gene encoding PHD finger protein 7 isoform X3, with protein sequence MNKPAMSWWTQLPSPVCRLCRQEAGDPEKLGEFMQKDNLNLHYFCLILSTGLPQRGEHDNGFHGFLPEDIKKEVTRASKKICFICKKRGAAIYCQNERCRRSFHLPCGRERGCISQFFGEYKSFCQKHSPTQVMQPGPLGLEDCILCCENLSVQNDLIQSPCCNHTIYHRGCMQQYAHSSAIHFFKCPQCNNREEFHEEMLRMGIHIPDREWTLLLCNTCGSQGTHRACSFLQSHCTEWECGECSASNAAAEEIPSCSQIKRHREDSGETSHQEPPEDQPSSPKKSKSNDSTEHQE encoded by the exons ATGAAT AAGCCAGCCATGTCTTGGTGGACCCAACTGCCTTCACCTG TCTGTCGGCTGTGTCGTCAAGAAGCTGGGGACCCTGAAAAGTTAGGAGAGTTTATGCAGAAAGACAATCTCAACCTACATTATTTCTGCCTT ATTCTCTCTACTGGGCTGCCGCAGAGGGGCGAACATGACAATGGATTCCATGGATTCTTACCCGAGGACATTAAAAAAGAGGTAACCCGCGCATCCAAGAAG atctgcttcatctgtaaaaaaaggggGGCTGCCATCTACTGCCAGAATGAGAGATGCCGCAGAAGTTTCCATCTTCCCTGTGGCCGCGAAAGGGGATGCATCTCACAGTTCTTTGGAGAATACAA GTCGTTTTGCCAGAAACATAGTCCAACCCAGGTGATGCAACCAGGACCGTTAGGGCTAGAAGATTGCATTTTATGTTGTGAAAATCTCTCTGTGCAGAATGATCTCATCCAGAGTCCATGTTGCAATCACACAATATATCACCGCGGCTGCATGCAG CAGTATGCCCATTCTTCAGCAATACATTTCTTCAAATGTCCTCAGTGTAACAATAGGGAAGAGTTTCATGAGGAAATGCTAAGAATGGGAATACATATTCCAGACAG GGAGTGGACCCTCCTACTGTGTAATACTTGCGGATCTCAAGGGACCCACAGGGCTTGCTCTTTCCTTCAGAGTCACTGTACTGAATGGGAATGTGGTGAATGCAGTGCTTCTAATGCGGCCGCAG AAGAGATTCCTAGTTGCAGCCAAATCAAGCGTCATCGTGAAGACTCAGGGGAAACCAGTCACCAGGAACCCCCGGAAGACCAGCCATCATCACCCAAGAAAAGCAAAAGCAATGACAGCACTGAACATCAAGAGTAA
- the PHF7 gene encoding PHD finger protein 7 isoform X1 — MNKPAMSWWTQLPSPVCRLCRQEAGDPEKLGEFMQKDNLNLHYFCLILSTGLPQRGEHDNGFHGFLPEDIKKEVTRASKKICFICKKRGAAIYCQNERCRRSFHLPCGRERGCISQFFGEYKSFCQKHSPTQVMQPGPLGLEDCILCCENLSVQNDLIQSPCCNHTIYHRGCMQQYAHSSAIHFFKCPQCNNREEFHEEMLRMGIHIPDRDASWELEPGAFSGLYQQYQHCDSQICFYDQGRNNFADDGEWTLLLCNTCGSQGTHRACSFLQSHCTEWECGECSASNAAAEEIPSCSQIKRHREDSGETSHQEPPEDQPSSPKKSKSNDSTEHQE; from the exons ATGAAT AAGCCAGCCATGTCTTGGTGGACCCAACTGCCTTCACCTG TCTGTCGGCTGTGTCGTCAAGAAGCTGGGGACCCTGAAAAGTTAGGAGAGTTTATGCAGAAAGACAATCTCAACCTACATTATTTCTGCCTT ATTCTCTCTACTGGGCTGCCGCAGAGGGGCGAACATGACAATGGATTCCATGGATTCTTACCCGAGGACATTAAAAAAGAGGTAACCCGCGCATCCAAGAAG atctgcttcatctgtaaaaaaaggggGGCTGCCATCTACTGCCAGAATGAGAGATGCCGCAGAAGTTTCCATCTTCCCTGTGGCCGCGAAAGGGGATGCATCTCACAGTTCTTTGGAGAATACAA GTCGTTTTGCCAGAAACATAGTCCAACCCAGGTGATGCAACCAGGACCGTTAGGGCTAGAAGATTGCATTTTATGTTGTGAAAATCTCTCTGTGCAGAATGATCTCATCCAGAGTCCATGTTGCAATCACACAATATATCACCGCGGCTGCATGCAG CAGTATGCCCATTCTTCAGCAATACATTTCTTCAAATGTCCTCAGTGTAACAATAGGGAAGAGTTTCATGAGGAAATGCTAAGAATGGGAATACATATTCCAGACAG GGATGCCTCCTGGGAGCTTGAGCCTGGGGCTTTCTCAGGGTTGTACCAACAATACCAGCACTGTGACTCTCAAATCTGCTTTTATGACCAGGGCCGAAACAACTTTGCGGATGATGG GGAGTGGACCCTCCTACTGTGTAATACTTGCGGATCTCAAGGGACCCACAGGGCTTGCTCTTTCCTTCAGAGTCACTGTACTGAATGGGAATGTGGTGAATGCAGTGCTTCTAATGCGGCCGCAG AAGAGATTCCTAGTTGCAGCCAAATCAAGCGTCATCGTGAAGACTCAGGGGAAACCAGTCACCAGGAACCCCCGGAAGACCAGCCATCATCACCCAAGAAAAGCAAAAGCAATGACAGCACTGAACATCAAGAGTAA